From Heteronotia binoei isolate CCM8104 ecotype False Entrance Well chromosome 17, APGP_CSIRO_Hbin_v1, whole genome shotgun sequence, one genomic window encodes:
- the LOC132586161 gene encoding lens fiber membrane intrinsic protein-like isoform X1, with product MYSFMGGGLFCASVGNVLLVISTVTDYWMQYRLAGTFSHQGLWRYCVSGKCYMQVESIVLFPVAYWNTTRAFMILSALSCFAGIITGILSFAQFSTFQRFNRSFAAGILFFASTLFVLLAMGIYTGVTVNFLGKRFGEWRFSWSYILGWVALLMTFFAGIFYMCAYRMHECQRLAGTR from the exons ATGTACAGCTTCATGGGTGGGGGGCTGTTCTGTGCCTCCGTGGGGAACGTCCTCCTGGTGATTTCGACGGTCACCGACTACTGGATGCAGTACCGGCTGGCAGGGACCTTCTCCCACCAGGGACTCTGGAGATACTGTGTGTCTGGGAAATGCTACATGCAGGTGGAGAGCATCG TCTTATTTCCCGTAGCCTATTGGAACACCACCCGAGCCTTCATGATCCTCTCTGCCCTCTCTTGCTTTGCGGGCATCATCACGGGCATCctctcctttgcccagttctccacCTTTCAGCGCTTCAACAGATCGTTTGCTGCTGGCATCTTGTTTTTCGCTTCCA cACTGTTTGTCCTCCTGGCGATGGGGATTTACACAGGAGTCACCGTCAACTTCCTGGGCAAGCGCTTTGGCGAGTGGCGCTTCTCCTGGTCCTACATCTTGGGCTGGGTCGCCCTACTGATGACTTTCTTTGCAG GTATCTTCTACATGTGTGCCTACAGGATGCACGAATGCCAGCGGCTGGCAGGGACCCGCTAA
- the LOC132586161 gene encoding lens fiber membrane intrinsic protein-like isoform X2: MYSFMGGGLFCASVGNVLLVISTVTDYWMQYRLAGTFSHQGLWRYCVSGKCYMQVESIAYWNTTRAFMILSALSCFAGIITGILSFAQFSTFQRFNRSFAAGILFFASTLFVLLAMGIYTGVTVNFLGKRFGEWRFSWSYILGWVALLMTFFAGIFYMCAYRMHECQRLAGTR; this comes from the exons ATGTACAGCTTCATGGGTGGGGGGCTGTTCTGTGCCTCCGTGGGGAACGTCCTCCTGGTGATTTCGACGGTCACCGACTACTGGATGCAGTACCGGCTGGCAGGGACCTTCTCCCACCAGGGACTCTGGAGATACTGTGTGTCTGGGAAATGCTACATGCAGGTGGAGAGCATCG CCTATTGGAACACCACCCGAGCCTTCATGATCCTCTCTGCCCTCTCTTGCTTTGCGGGCATCATCACGGGCATCctctcctttgcccagttctccacCTTTCAGCGCTTCAACAGATCGTTTGCTGCTGGCATCTTGTTTTTCGCTTCCA cACTGTTTGTCCTCCTGGCGATGGGGATTTACACAGGAGTCACCGTCAACTTCCTGGGCAAGCGCTTTGGCGAGTGGCGCTTCTCCTGGTCCTACATCTTGGGCTGGGTCGCCCTACTGATGACTTTCTTTGCAG GTATCTTCTACATGTGTGCCTACAGGATGCACGAATGCCAGCGGCTGGCAGGGACCCGCTAA